Within Nitrospirota bacterium, the genomic segment TTGAGCTTCATAATTTTGTTAGTCCTTCTGTCTGAAATGTTTAATACGGCAATTGAGGCTATTGTTGACCTTGTATCACCGGAATATAATCAGCTTGCCAAGATTGCGAAAGATGTGGCTGCCGGTGCGGTCTTTTTGATCTCTGCCGGCGCTATCATTACAGGTTACCTGATCCTGTTCCCCTATGTGAAGCGGCCGCTTGCCGGAGGCCTAACTTATATAGAGGAGACTTCGGAACATCTTACAATAATAGTTTTAATCCTTGTAATTATCGCAGTGGTTCTTTCCAAGTCTCATTACAGGAGGGGGAGGCCTTTTCTTGGTGGATTGCCGAGTGGTCATGCCGCAGTCTCATTCGCCATTGGTACAGCAGTTGCCTTTTTAACAAAAAATGCATTAGTATCTGTACTTACGTTTATATTGTCATTTTCAGTAGCATATAGCAGGCTGGCTATGGGCATTCACACGACAGGTGAGGTTATTTGGGGGGCGGTGCTCGGCACCATAATTACAATAGCGATATTTCAGATTTTCGGATGAACCTGAATGAGTCATGGCACACAACCAGCAATGAGTGGAAAGCATTGAGCAATGAGAGGGCCGGATGAAATTTTTCTCTAAGATAGCAGACAAATTAAGCGGTAAACTTACACGGACCAAGGAAAAACTTGTCGGAACGATAGACACACTTCTTTCAGGTTTTAAGAAGGTTGATCCTCTCCTCCTGGAAGAATTGGAAGAGGTGTTGATAGCGGCGGATCTTGGTTCTGCCGTAGCCGGTAAACTGATTGAAAAAGTAAAAAAGGATAAGATAAATGACCCTGATGGTGTAAAAAAATCATTAAAAGAGGGTATGCTGTCAATACTGACAGAGCATGAAAGTCCGTTGAATCTCGATGTTGCTAAACCGGCCGTCATAGTAATAATCGGGGTAAATGGAACCGGCAAGACTACGACTATTGGAAAATTATCAGAAAAACTCAGAAGGGAAGGCAGGAGTGTAATTATTGCTGCAGCAGATACCTTCAGGGCCGCGGCAGCAGAACAGCTTGTCATATGGGGTGAAAGAAGCAGGGCATCAGTGGTAAGGCATTCAGACGGGGCAGATCCGGCGGCGGTGGTGTATGATGCACTTGTTTCAGCCAGGTCAAAGGGGTCTGACGTCCTTATTGTGGATACGGCAGGACGGCTTCACACAAAGGTGAACCTCATGGAGGAGCTGAAGAAGATCAGGAGGATCCTGGAGAGAGAGCATCCAGGCAGTCCACATGAGGTCCTGCTTGTTCTCGATGCAACAACAGGCCAGAATGCACTGTCCCAGGCGCGCCTCTTTAATAAAGACATAGGTGTTTCCGGTATAGTTTTAACTAAGCTTGATGGAACCGCAAAGGGAGGGATTATCCTCAGCATTACAGAAGATCTCAAGATTCCGGTGAAGATGATAGGCGTAGGGGAAGGAATTGAGGACCTGAAAGAATTCGATGCGAGGGAGTTTGTAGATGCCCTGTTTGACCAGACGTAAAAAAAAGAAATTAATTATCCCACCCCGTCGTCGGATACGGGGTGGGATTGTCTTCTATTTTCTAATTGCCCTGTTC encodes:
- the ftsY gene encoding signal recognition particle-docking protein FtsY, with the protein product MKFFSKIADKLSGKLTRTKEKLVGTIDTLLSGFKKVDPLLLEELEEVLIAADLGSAVAGKLIEKVKKDKINDPDGVKKSLKEGMLSILTEHESPLNLDVAKPAVIVIIGVNGTGKTTTIGKLSEKLRREGRSVIIAAADTFRAAAAEQLVIWGERSRASVVRHSDGADPAAVVYDALVSARSKGSDVLIVDTAGRLHTKVNLMEELKKIRRILEREHPGSPHEVLLVLDATTGQNALSQARLFNKDIGVSGIVLTKLDGTAKGGIILSITEDLKIPVKMIGVGEGIEDLKEFDAREFVDALFDQT
- a CDS encoding diacylglycerol kinase, with translation MKPRNFFESANVAVEGILYAAKTQKHMRYHFWVAGAVIIASLLLGVTRIEFLILSFIILLVLLSEMFNTAIEAIVDLVSPEYNQLAKIAKDVAAGAVFLISAGAIITGYLILFPYVKRPLAGGLTYIEETSEHLTIIVLILVIIAVVLSKSHYRRGRPFLGGLPSGHAAVSFAIGTAVAFLTKNALVSVLTFILSFSVAYSRLAMGIHTTGEVIWGAVLGTIITIAIFQIFG